ACGCCCGTGCTGTTGCGGGTGATCGGCGCGGTACGGCACGCGCCGCGGGTGAGTCCGGCAACCCGCTGCAGCCGCGATAGGAGCGCCAGGGCGAGTTGTGGTTCGCGAAGGACGCGGGCCGCGAGTGCCGGCGCCGCCCATACCAGCCGGCGCCGGAGGAAAACGCGCCAGTGGCGCGTGACGTCCTCGCTGCCGCACACGAAGCCGACGACCGCGCCGGTCGGGCGGTGGAGGCAGACGAATCCGCAACCCTGTGGGTAGTCGAGGAACGCTCGGAAGTAGTGCCGGAGCACCCGCTCGCCGAGGCTCGCGAGGAAGGAGTCCTGGAAGCTCGCGATGTGGACGCGCGCGACATCGCCCACGACGCTGGGAGCGAGCGGCGCAATCATGTACAGCCCAGAGTCGACCCCGGACGTCTCGGCGCGTTCATCCGCCGGGCGTGAACGTGGCTGGCTCAGTCGGGACGCCGCTGCCATCTCCGTCACCCCTCTAGCAACCATGACCGCGCCCGGTTCTCGTGGCGGAGTCGCTCCGGCAGGGGCATCACCCGGCCCGGCACCCCGATCACCAGGCTCCACGGCGGGACGTCCTTGGTCACGACGGCGCCCGCCGCGACCATCGACCCGTAGCCGACCCGCACGCCCGGCAGCACCACCGCGCGGGCACCGATGGTGACGCTGTCCTCGATGATCGGCCCCGTCGGTTCGTACTCATGACGCAAGCGCAGCGGGTAGCGGTCGTTCGTGAAGACCGCGCCCGGCCCGACGAAGACGTAGTTGCCGATCGACGTGTGGGTCGGGATGTAGACCTGACTCTCGAGCTTGACATAGCTGCCAATCTCGACGTGACCATCGATGGTGGTCCCGGTGCCGACGGTCACATGGTCGCCGATGGTCGTGTGCTCGCGGATCAGGACGTGGTGGCCGCAGCGGAAGTGCGAACCGATGATGACGTCCCCGTAGATGACCGCGAAGCTGCGCACGATGCCGTCGTCGCCGATGATCGTGGGCGCGCAGCCCGGCCGGTAGGGGACGCTCACCTCGGCGTTCGGGTCGATGATCGTCCCGTCTCCGATCCGCATCTCCAGCACCTGTGCCACGGTGTGTCTCCCTTCATGTGGGTGCGGCCGCACCCGGTAATCGCTGGCTAGTCACCTGGCAGCGCGCCCGACTCCGCGCGCTCCACTCCGGCCGGGCCGGATCGCGGCGCGTCCGGCGCCAACTGCGCGAAGACGCCGACGTACCCGGGCTCTAGAACCTCCCAGTGGTGGCGCTCCAGGAAGGCGCGCCGGCCGTTCGCGGAAAACCGGGCGGCGAGAGACCGGTCGCGGGCCAGCCGCGTGATCGCGGCGGCGATATCGGCCGGGTCGCGCGGGTCGACGACCAGGCCGTACTCCCCGTCGCGGACGAAGCGGCTCATGTTCGGCAGGTTGGAGCAGATGACCGGGAGGCCCCAGGCCATGTACTCGAACAGCTTGACCGGGTGCGTGACGTACTCGGTGTACGGCGTGGGGTGGTAGAGGAGCGAACCGCAGTCGGCCTCCGCCAGGTAGCGGCGTACCTCCTCGGGGCCGACACGCCCCACCAGCCGCACGCTATCCTGGACGCCGAGTGCGGCGATGGCTTCCCGGCACTCCCGCACGAACGGCTCGTCGTCCACCAGCCCGAGGAAGGTGGCCTGCACGGGGATCCCGGCGTCCCGCAGCAGCGCGACCGCCTGGATCGTCTCGACCACCGCCACTCGCCGCCGGGTGAAGCCCGTGTAGAGCAGGTGGAACGGCCGGTCGGCGGGCCGCTCCTCGCGGGGGGGCAGCTCGGCCGGTGCGAACGTGAGCCGTGGGTAGTTGGTCAGCAGGCTCGCCGGGCGGCCAAACCGCTCGAAGCGCTCCAGGCATCCACGGTCCACTGCGAAGGCGTGGTCGACGAACAGGCGGATGAGCAGCGCTTCGAGCAGCCAGAAGACGGCGTAGATCAGGCGCGTCGCGACCGGCCCGCGCCGGCTGTTGACCGCGATGGCGAGCGGGTAGTGCTCGCGCGCGTCGTACACCAGCCGCGCACGAGTTAGCAGCTTGACGATGGCGCCGACCAGCAGGCTCTGCAGCTCCATGGCCTGGTAGACATCGGCGCGCTCCCGGAGCGCCAGTCGGAGCAGCCGCGGAAGCGCCTGCAGCTTCTCCCGACGCGTCCCCCAGCCCATCCGCATCAGGGACACGACGCGGATCCCCAGCGGGTTGGTGGTCGGGTCCGCCGGGTCCTCGCTCGCCAGGCACGGTGCGATGATGGTGACGGCGTGCCCGGCCCGTTGGAGGCTGGCTGCCTCCTTCCCGTAGAGTGGCTGGCTGAACGCCGAGCGTCCGACCGTCAGGACACAGACCCGCACTCAGTCCCCCATTTCCAGAGCCCCGCCGGGCGGTGCCTCGACGACCGGGCGAGGCGTCGCCGGGCGAGCGGCAGGCGTCTGGAGCCGGCGCCACTCCAGATAGCCCAGCCAGGCCGCGGCCCAGACGTTCAACTCGGGTCGTCCGAAGTTCATGTTGACCATGCTGTGGTTCCCCCAGGCGAGCCACAGCCCGAGCACTGCCAGACCCAGTGGATCGCGCCGCCGGACCGCAGCCCAGCCCTGCCGGACCAGGTAGCCGGCCAGGAGGCCGACCGTCCCCAGGCCCAGTAGACCCAGCTTCCAGAACATGAAGGCGATGAAGTTGTGGACGTAGGGCTTGACCGCGAAGTAGTAGCTCGCCGAGGTGAAGAGGAGCGCCTCCTCGAAGTCGCCTCGGGCACCCCAGCCAGCGCCGAGCGGCCCGCCGTAGGCGAAGGCGGTCGCCACCTCCGCCCAGCGGTACCGCAGGGAGGTGTCGAGGACCGCGAACCGCTCCACGGATGCGGCGAGGTAGGCCATGGGTGCGTCCCCGAGCAGCCCGCTCCCGACCAGCCCGGCGAGTGCCGCCACCACCGCCGCACCGACCAGGACCATCCTGCGGCGCGTGCGAGGCAGCCAGCGCCAGGCGACGACCACGCTGTAGGCCGCGACCACGGCTACGATGACGTACCACGCCCGGGCAACCGACAGCAGCATCCGGAAGAGCAACACTGGGAGCGAGGCCATGAGCAGCAGCCCCATCCATCGGGGCAGCGGTACCAGCAAGAGGAGCGTCATCGCCGCGAGCAAGGCGTAGAAGTAGTCGATGCTCGAAAAGTCGGCGGACATCAGTCGGATCAGCGTCTCGCGGCTACGGAACCACGCGGCGATGTCGAGCAGCGCGGAGGCGGTGCCGAGTAGCACCATGCCCACCAACAGCCGGAGCCAAGCGTGTTCGGTCCGGAAGGCAAACGCGAAGGCCGGGAACAGCGCCAGCGGGACTAGGCGGACAGCCCAGGAGAGGCTCACGTAGACGTCGTGACCCGCGAAGGCGGAGAGCAGCAGCCCCCAGGCAACCAGCACGCCCGTTAGCAGCCAGACCCCGAGCGCCACCGCGGCGAGTCGCTCGATCGGATCCTGTCCATCGCCCCGGCGCGAGCCGCCCTCCAGGAGGAGCGCGATGCCGGACACCGCGAACGAAATGACCAGGAGGGCGTACAGGAGCACGTCGGCGCGCGACTGCAGGCTCCGTACTGCCAGCCCCGAGAGCAACAGGGCGACCAGGCACAGCAGCACGCATCGCTGCGCCGGCGTTCCGTCGATGCGGTACGCCATGGCCCGCGCCACGCCGCTCATGGCCCCACTACCTTCAAGCGCCGCAGCCGCGGCCATACCAGAAGTGCGTAGAGCACCCCGACCAGTGAGATCGCGATGGCTTCCCCGACGAAGCTGGTGCCTGCAAAAAACCGTCCAGTGGCGAGGAGGCCCAGGCACCCGATCACCCCCCAGATCATCGCCAGGGGTGACGGAACCGTGCGGGACACCGCCGCGAGCACCCCGCAGTAGGTGGCGACGCCCGCCAGCGTCGCGATGGCTGCGCCCTCGATGCCCGCGGCCGGAACCAGGAGATAGACCCCAACGACCATGACCGCGGCGCCGAGCCCCGCTGCCCAAACGAAGACGCCGGTCCGCGCCTCGAACTCACGGCGCTTCCCGCAGAGCTGGCTCAGACCGAAGAGAAACGCCGTGCCCAGCCCGAAGAGCACCAGGTGCCCCGACGCGACGTACTCACTGCGGATGTTCAGCAGCGCCAGGGCGCCCGGGATGACCAGCCCAATCGCGGTAACCAGCGGCAGGAAAACCGCGACATAGGTCCCGCCGAGCGCACGCGCCCAGGCATTGGCCCCTGCCGGGTCGGTCCCATGGAGCTGGAACAGGCGCGGATTGAGGACGGCGAAGACGAGGTTGTACATCCCCCGGCCGAACTGCAGGCCGATGCTCATCCAGAACGTGTAGATGCCCAGATCGCGGAGGGACACCAGGCCGGCCAGGAGGTAGCGGTCGCCCGATTGGAGCAGCGTGACGATCAGCCCCGACAGCGCGAGCGGGAGACCATAGCCCACGCTACGCCGGAGCAGCACGCGCGTGCTCTCCTGCGATCCCGCTGCGAGCACCGTGGTCCTGGCGAGCCGGCCCAAGCGCCGGTACTGCCAGGCGAGCACCGGCAAGTAGCTGACGGCCATCACCATCAGCGCGGTCCCGGCTGGATCGCTCGCCCGTGGGAGCAGCGCAAGCAGGAGGAGCACTTCGATCACCGCGAGGAGCATGGCGCTCGTGGTGTACCGGCGTTGATCGAACACCCCTCGTAGCGTGCTCTGGAAGAGGGTATAGAGCGCGTTGCCGCAGAGGACGCCGATTGTCCAAGCGAGGTACGGCCAGCGGAACCGCTCGCCCCAGAGCGTGCCGAGCGCCAACGCCAGCGCGGCCGCCACCAGCCCGGTGAGGGCCACGGTGCCCCAGATCAACCCCAGGTATCGCGGAAGGCGGGCGCCGTTCTCCGGCAAGAACCGGATCACTGCGTTCTGCAGCCAGCCGGTCGCCAGCGCGGCCGCGTAGGTCTGCGACAACCAGAAGAGCGTGAAGACGCCCATGGCTGCAGCCGGCACGTAGCGTCCCAGGATCAGGCTGACGCCGAAGCCGCGCAGCAGCTCGCTCGCGATCCCCGGAGCCAAACGCACCGCGTCCGCCACGAGCACTCGCTGGAACGGGCGTTGCACGCGTGCCGCGGCGCTCGTCTCGGTCTCCATCGACCCGCGTACCTTTCCCCGCGCCCGCCGCGCGGAACCGCCCCACCGGGCCCGAGGTCCCGGCGCGTGGCCGGGACCAGGGCCCGCCAGAGTGCGATGCCGCGGGCGCGACCGGCGCGACTACGCGATGGCTTCTTCCCGAGCCCGTGCCGGTCGCCAGGTGATGCGGGGAACGATCCGGTCCATCACGACCCGGTCGCGGTACCGCTGGATCACCCGCAGCATCGACTCAACAAGCTCCTCCGAGAGGTAGTGCGGCTTCAGGCCGAGGTCGATGAGCTTGGTGTGCTTCGCGTTGTAGTAGTGTTCCTCCTGTTCGACGCGCGGGTCGGGGATCGGACGGATCTCCGTTCGGAGGCCCAGCTCAGTTCCGGCCTTCGCCACCACCTCGGCCAACTGCATCACCGTGAACTGCTCGGTGAACTGGTTGAAGACCCGATACTCGCCCTCCGCCGGGGGGTTGTTGGCGGTCAATTCCACGCACTGCAGCGTGTCCTTGATATTGAGGAAGCCGCGCGTCTGGCCGCCCTTGCCGTAGACGGTGAGCGGGTGGCCGATCACAGCCTGGACGCAGAAGCGGTTCAGGGCCGTGCGGAAGCACTCGTCATAATCGAAGCGCGTGATCAGCCGTTCGTCCTGAACGGTCTCCTCGGTCTCAATGCCGTACACGACGCCCTGGTTGAGGTCGGTGCAGCGCAGCCCCCAGGCGCGGCAGGCGAACTGGATGTTGTGGCTGTCGTGAACCTTGGAGAGGTGATAGAAGGAGCCGGGCTGCTTCGGGAACGGCAGGATGTCGGAGCGCCCGTTGTGGTGGATCTCGATGAAGCCTTCCTCAATATCGATGTTGGGCGTGCCGTACTCGCCCATGGTTCCCAGCTTGATCAGGTGACAGTCGGGCGCGTGATCGCGCAGTGCGAAGAGCAGGTTGAGCGTGCCCACAACGTTGTTGGTCTGGGTGAAGACAGCGTGGGCGCGGTCCATCATCGAGTAGGGGGCACTAGGTTGCTCGGCATAGTGAATCACCGCATCAGGAGCGAAGTCCCGGATGACCGGCTCAAGGAAGCTGTAGTCCGTGATATCCCCGATGAAGACCTGAAGCTCGCGCCCGCTCACCTCATGCCAGGCGCGGACGCGCTCCTGGAGCGGACGGATCGGCGTGAGGCTGTCCGTCCCCAGCTCCACGTGGTAGTGGCGGCGGAGGAAGTTGTCGACAATGCCGACCTCGTGGCCGCGCGCCGAGAAACGCAGGGCCGTCGGCCAGCCCAGATATCCATCGCCGCCAAGCACGAGAATTCGCACAGTCCTTCCCCTTCCTAGATTCCCCGCCGTGGTCTTTCCGAGCCCAGAGCCGATGCTCCGGACTTCGGTGTCCCCCGGCGCCCCGCTGGCTC
This genomic window from Sphaerobacter thermophilus DSM 20745 contains:
- a CDS encoding glycosyltransferase; the protein is MRVCVLTVGRSAFSQPLYGKEAASLQRAGHAVTIIAPCLASEDPADPTTNPLGIRVVSLMRMGWGTRREKLQALPRLLRLALRERADVYQAMELQSLLVGAIVKLLTRARLVYDAREHYPLAIAVNSRRGPVATRLIYAVFWLLEALLIRLFVDHAFAVDRGCLERFERFGRPASLLTNYPRLTFAPAELPPREERPADRPFHLLYTGFTRRRVAVVETIQAVALLRDAGIPVQATFLGLVDDEPFVRECREAIAALGVQDSVRLVGRVGPEEVRRYLAEADCGSLLYHPTPYTEYVTHPVKLFEYMAWGLPVICSNLPNMSRFVRDGEYGLVVDPRDPADIAAAITRLARDRSLAARFSANGRRAFLERHHWEVLEPGYVGVFAQLAPDAPRSGPAGVERAESGALPGD
- a CDS encoding NAD-dependent epimerase/dehydratase family protein, with translation MRILVLGGDGYLGWPTALRFSARGHEVGIVDNFLRRHYHVELGTDSLTPIRPLQERVRAWHEVSGRELQVFIGDITDYSFLEPVIRDFAPDAVIHYAEQPSAPYSMMDRAHAVFTQTNNVVGTLNLLFALRDHAPDCHLIKLGTMGEYGTPNIDIEEGFIEIHHNGRSDILPFPKQPGSFYHLSKVHDSHNIQFACRAWGLRCTDLNQGVVYGIETEETVQDERLITRFDYDECFRTALNRFCVQAVIGHPLTVYGKGGQTRGFLNIKDTLQCVELTANNPPAEGEYRVFNQFTEQFTVMQLAEVVAKAGTELGLRTEIRPIPDPRVEQEEHYYNAKHTKLIDLGLKPHYLSEELVESMLRVIQRYRDRVVMDRIVPRITWRPARAREEAIA
- a CDS encoding GNAT family N-acetyltransferase, with product MAAASRLSQPRSRPADERAETSGVDSGLYMIAPLAPSVVGDVARVHIASFQDSFLASLGERVLRHYFRAFLDYPQGCGFVCLHRPTGAVVGFVCGSEDVTRHWRVFLRRRLVWAAPALAARVLREPQLALALLSRLQRVAGLTRGACRTAPITRNSTGVLPPASLMTIGVDPAHQRQGIGELLVRAFTGEMARRGVRVIKLGVRDENTAARRLYERLGWRPVRATRGPEGTGWMYVRELDGRPPAAPAH
- a CDS encoding acyltransferase translates to MAQVLEMRIGDGTIIDPNAEVSVPYRPGCAPTIIGDDGIVRSFAVIYGDVIIGSHFRCGHHVLIREHTTIGDHVTVGTGTTIDGHVEIGSYVKLESQVYIPTHTSIGNYVFVGPGAVFTNDRYPLRLRHEYEPTGPIIEDSVTIGARAVVLPGVRVGYGSMVAAGAVVTKDVPPWSLVIGVPGRVMPLPERLRHENRARSWLLEG
- a CDS encoding lipopolysaccharide biosynthesis protein — protein: METETSAAARVQRPFQRVLVADAVRLAPGIASELLRGFGVSLILGRYVPAAAMGVFTLFWLSQTYAAALATGWLQNAVIRFLPENGARLPRYLGLIWGTVALTGLVAAALALALGTLWGERFRWPYLAWTIGVLCGNALYTLFQSTLRGVFDQRRYTTSAMLLAVIEVLLLLALLPRASDPAGTALMVMAVSYLPVLAWQYRRLGRLARTTVLAAGSQESTRVLLRRSVGYGLPLALSGLIVTLLQSGDRYLLAGLVSLRDLGIYTFWMSIGLQFGRGMYNLVFAVLNPRLFQLHGTDPAGANAWARALGGTYVAVFLPLVTAIGLVIPGALALLNIRSEYVASGHLVLFGLGTAFLFGLSQLCGKRREFEARTGVFVWAAGLGAAVMVVGVYLLVPAAGIEGAAIATLAGVATYCGVLAAVSRTVPSPLAMIWGVIGCLGLLATGRFFAGTSFVGEAIAISLVGVLYALLVWPRLRRLKVVGP